One window of Choloepus didactylus isolate mChoDid1 chromosome 26, mChoDid1.pri, whole genome shotgun sequence genomic DNA carries:
- the LOC119520751 gene encoding olfactory receptor 8H1-like: protein MPDFILMGLTASEEFQWVLFTLFLLIYLITVLGNAGMILIIHLDLQLHTPMYFFLSHLSFLDLCYSTVITPKTLQNLLTSNKYISFMGCYTQMSFFFLLCVTEFFLLSSMAYDCYVAICNPLNYPVVMSRRLCCALITGSYMIAFSESVNIVYMNSLHFCKSNIIYHFFCDLTPIFILYCTDTHDIEIMVFIVASLNIMVSLIPISVSYGSILSTILKINSASRKHKAFSTCASHFLRVTIYYGTMIFTYLKPKKSYSLGKYQVASVFYTIVTPMLNPLIYSLRNKEVKNALIRVTQKREGSRQLK, encoded by the coding sequence ATGCCTGACTTCATCCTTATGGGACTAACAGCCTCTGAAGAGTTCCAATGGGTCCTCTTTACCCTGTTTCTCCTGATATACCTGATTACTGTGCTGGGGAATGCAGGTATGATACTGATAATTCACCTTGATCTACAGCTTCACAcacccatgtattttttcctcagtcaTCTGTCATTTCTTGATCTCTGTTACTCAACAGTCATCACACCTAAAACCCTACAGAACTTACTGACTTCCAACAAGTATATTTCATTCATGGGCTGCTACACccagatgtctttttttttcttattgtgtgtcactgaatttttccttttgtcttcaaTGGCCTATGACTGCTATGTAGCTATCTGCAATCCTCTAAATTACCCAGTTGTTATGTCCAGGAGACTCTGCTGTGCCCTCATCACTGGGTCCTACATGATTGCCTTCAGTGAATCAGTCAATATTGTTTATATGAACAgtttacatttctgcaaatccAATATAATctatcactttttctgtgacttAACCCCAATTTTCATCCTGTACTGCACTGACACTCATGACATTGAAATCATGGTATTCATTGTAGCTTCTTTAAACATAATGGTGTCTCTTATTCCAATCTCTGTTTCCTATGGGTCCATTCTGTCTACTATTCTGAAAATTAATTCTGCTTCAAGAAAGCACAAAGCCTTCTCTACTTGTGCCTCCCACTTCCTGAGAGTCACCATCTATTATGGCACTatgatttttacttatttaaagcCAAAGAAGTCTTACTCCTTGGGAAAGTATCAAGTGGCTTCTGTGTTTTATACTATTGTGACCCCCATGCTTAATCCTCTCATTTATAGTCTTAggaacaaagaagtaaaaaatgctCTCATTAGAGTCACACAGAAGAGAGAGGGCTCCAGGCAATTGAAATGA